CCTGCTGTACACCCGCTACGGCAACGGCCCCAACCACCAGGTGCTGGAGGCTCGCCTGGCCGCGCTTGACGGCGGCGAAGACGCCCTCGTCGTCGGCAGCGGGATGGCGGCCATGGCCTGCGCGCTCCTTTCGCTGCTGCAGGCGGGCGACCACGTGGTGGCGACGGACGCCATCTACGGCGGCACCCGCGCGCTGCTTTCCAGCGAGCTGTCGCGGCTGGGGATCCAGACCACCTACGTGGACCTCTTTTCCCCCGGGTGGACGGAGGCGCTGCGCCCCGAAACGCGCGTCGTGCTGGGAGAGTCGGTATCCAACCCCATCCTGCGCGTGCTCGACGTGGCCGAGGTCGCCCGGGCGGCGCAGGCGCACGGGGCCGCGCTGGTGATCGACAGCACCTTTGCGTCGCCCATCAACTTCCGCCCGCTGGAGCACGGGGCAGACCTGGTGATGCACAGCGCCACCAAGTACCTGGGCGGCCACAGCGACGTGACGGCCGGCGTGCTGGTGGGGAGCGACGCGCGCATCGGCGAGGCGCGCAAGCGAGCGCGCGTGTGGGGGCCCGTGCTGGACCCGCACGCGGCGTGGCTGCTGGAGCGGGGGATCAAGACGCTGTCGGTGCGGATGGAGCGGCACAACCGTAACGGCGTGGAGATCGCCCGCTGGGCGCAGAGTCGCCCGGAGATTGCCCGCGTGCTCCACCCGTCGCTGCCCTCGCACCCGGACCACGAGACGGCCGCGCGCATCCTGGACGGCTTCGGCGCGATGCTGGGGATCGAGCTGCGGGGCGGCGGGCCGGCGGCCACGCGGTTCGTGCGCGCGCTGCAGCTGGCGAAGCTGGCGCCCAGCCTGGGCGGGGTAGAAACGCTGGTGTCGGAGCCGCGCCACACCTCCCACTCCGGCATGACGCCCGCCGAGCGCGCGGCAAACGGCATTCCCGACGGTTTCGTCCGCATCTCCCTGGGCATCGAGGACGCCGCGGACCTGATCGCCGACTTCGACCAGGCCCTGCGCGCGGCTGGGGACGACGCGATGGAGCGCGAAGCGGCGGACTGATCGCCGTCCCCAGCTTCCGATCGAAACGGATTCCATGCGGAGGCGCGGAGGAATACAGAGAGCCGCGGAGGGGCATCGGCGCCCTCCGCGGCTCTTCTGTTCCTCCGCGCCTCCGCGTGAAGGCCGTTCTGTCTGCCGACGCGCCTCAGTCGTCGCGGCGCAGGCGCTTCAGCCAGGCGGGCACCTCGGTGCCGGCGCCCTCATAAAGTGCCGCGATGCGGTCCAGAAGCTCGGCGCGTGCGGTCGGCTGCTGCTCGTCGGGAAGCCCGTCCAGCAGAATGGCCAGCGCGGCCAGCACCGTGTCTTCCGAGAACTCTCCCCGGCTGGCGCCCCGGTTCACGTACCACGCGGTAAGCTTGCGCAGCGTGCTTCGGTAGGGCGACGTCCCGTTGATGAAGTGCTGCAAGCCCATGGGGCTCATCGGGATCGCCCGCGCCACGGCACGCAGCGACAGTTCGGAGACGGCGCGGCGCGCCGCCTCGCGGATGGCCTCGATGGGCACCCGCCGGGGATCA
This genomic window from Longimicrobium sp. contains:
- a CDS encoding aminotransferase class I/II-fold pyridoxal phosphate-dependent enzyme, with the translated sequence MPHPAGPGTQAIHAGDPAPRPNAPVVNPIVTSTTFYMDAEGRGDLLYTRYGNGPNHQVLEARLAALDGGEDALVVGSGMAAMACALLSLLQAGDHVVATDAIYGGTRALLSSELSRLGIQTTYVDLFSPGWTEALRPETRVVLGESVSNPILRVLDVAEVARAAQAHGAALVIDSTFASPINFRPLEHGADLVMHSATKYLGGHSDVTAGVLVGSDARIGEARKRARVWGPVLDPHAAWLLERGIKTLSVRMERHNRNGVEIARWAQSRPEIARVLHPSLPSHPDHETAARILDGFGAMLGIELRGGGPAATRFVRALQLAKLAPSLGGVETLVSEPRHTSHSGMTPAERAANGIPDGFVRISLGIEDAADLIADFDQALRAAGDDAMEREAAD